A window of Clostridium sp. 'White wine YQ' contains these coding sequences:
- a CDS encoding ECF transporter S component produces the protein MNNSKLNKQIKIALLAGLAFVLMYFDFPIPGFPPFLKIDLSDIPALIGSFALGPIAGVVIELIKNILYTLIKGSQSAFIGEFANFAIGGTWVLVAGLIYKYKRTFSGALIGLIVSVISMTVVAILLNYFILLPMYVNVFKVPIGDLGAFIATATLPFNLIKGAAASVPTLLLYKQVSALLNSEARKTEYR, from the coding sequence ATGAATAATTCCAAATTAAACAAACAAATAAAAATAGCATTGTTAGCTGGATTGGCATTTGTACTAATGTATTTTGATTTTCCAATACCAGGATTTCCACCATTTCTAAAAATTGATTTATCAGATATTCCAGCATTAATAGGTTCATTTGCTTTAGGACCAATAGCAGGTGTAGTAATAGAATTAATTAAAAATATATTATATACACTAATAAAAGGAAGCCAATCTGCATTTATCGGAGAATTTGCTAATTTTGCAATTGGAGGAACTTGGGTATTAGTAGCAGGATTAATTTACAAATATAAGAGAACATTTAGTGGTGCTTTAATTGGACTAATTGTTTCAGTAATTTCAATGACAGTTGTAGCGATTTTACTAAACTATTTTATACTACTACCAATGTATGTTAATGTATTTAAAGTTCCAATAGGCGATTTAGGAGCATTTATAGCAACTGCAACATTGCCTTTTAACTTAATAAAAGGAGCAGCAGCTTCAGTTCCAACATTGCTTTTATATAAGCAAGTATCTGCTTTATTAAATAGTGAAGCTAGAAAAACAGAATACAGATAA